One segment of Danio aesculapii chromosome 3, fDanAes4.1, whole genome shotgun sequence DNA contains the following:
- the LOC130219927 gene encoding voltage-dependent calcium channel gamma-5 subunit produces the protein MSACGRKALTLLSSVFAVCSLGLLGIAVSTDYWLYLEEGVILPLNQSTDIRMSIHSGLWRVCFLAGEERGRCFTIEYVMPMSVQLTSESTVSVLKMIRSATPFPLVSLFFMFIGFVLNNIGHIRPHRTILAFVSGIFFILSGLSLVVGLVLYISSINDEMFNRTKSNEAYFSYKYGWSFAFAAISFLLTESAGVMSVYLFMKRYTAEEIYQPHPSFYRPRLSNCSDYSGQFLHPEAWTRGRSPSDLSSDTSLQMNASYPALLKCPDYDQVSSSPC, from the exons ATGAGCGCATGCGGGAGGAAGGCCCTGACACTGCTCAGCAGTGTGTTTGCGGTGTGCAGTCTGGGGCTGCTGGGTATCGCCGTCAGCACTGACTACTGGCTCTACCTGGAGGAGGGAGTCATCCTGCCGCTCAACCAGAGCACTGACATACGCATGTCCATCCACTCGGGCCTCTGGAGAGTCTGCTTTCTGGCAG GTGAGGAGAGAGGCCGCTGCTTTACCATCGAGTATGTGATGCCCATGAGTGTTCAGCTGACCAGTGAATCGACTGTCAGTGTCCTCA agaTGATTCGTTCAGCCACACCATTCCCTCTGGTCAGTTTGTTCTTCATGTTCATCGGTTTCGTGCTCAATAACATCGGTCACATTCGTCCTCACCGCACCATCCTGGCGTTTGTGTCGGGGATCTTCTTCATCCTGTCAG GTCTGTCACTGGTGGTGGGGCTGGTTCTCTACATCTCCAGCATCAACGACGAGATGTTCAACCGGACCAAGAGCAACGAGGCCTACTTCAGCTATAAATACGGCTGGTCGTTTGCATTTGCTGCCATTTCCTTCCTGCTCACTGAG AGTGCAGGTGTGATGTCTGTGTACCTGTTCATGAAGCGTTACACAGCGGAGGAGATTTACCAGCCTCACCCAAGCTTCTACCGGCCACGGCTGAGCAACTGCTCTGACTATTCGGGCCAGTTCCTGCATCCTGAGGCCTGGACACGAGGACGCAGCCCATCAGACCTGTCCAGTGACACCTCGCTCCAGATGAACGCCAGTTACCCTGCCCTGCTCAAGTGTCCCGACTACGACCAGGTGTCATCCTCACCCTGctga